The nucleotide sequence AGTCTCCCTGAAATTTGAATTCCCGGTCTCcaacaatcaggcagaatatgaagccttgattgctggGTTAAAATtagcagaagaagtcggtgcaacTAAAGTAGTGGTCTTCATCGACTCTCAAGTGGTGACTTCTCAAATCAGTGGAGAATACAAAGgcaaagacccaaatatgaaaaggtacttaaACAAAACTCTAGATTATCTAAGGCGATTCTCAGAAaccgaggtcaaacacataactcaGGACCTTAACAGCAGAGCGGACGCCCTCTctaagttagcaagtaccaagccggGAGGAAATAATAGAAGTCTGATTCAAGAAACTCTTCAAGAACCCTCTATCACGAAAACAGAGGTTAAACAAGATGTCCTAGAGGTATCCGGCTTAGACATCGGGTGGATAACCCCTTTAATCGAATAcataaaattcgacatcctaccCAAGGAGGAAAAGGAAACCAAGAAGATACGAAGGGAGGCACAAAATTACACCTTGGTAAAAAATATCCTTTATAGAAGAGGAATGTCCACACCATCGTTGAAGTGCGTCCCGACCTCAAAGACAGCAGAAGTACTGGAAGAGGTGCACAATGGTATCTGTGGAAACCATCTCGAAGCAAGGTCACTAGTCAAGAAAGTTATCCGAACCGGATTCTACTGACCGATCTTACAGAAAGATGTCACCGACTTCGTGAAAAAATGTCCAACAGCATCAACTTTGGGGAGTCCATTGGCTGTGAATGTCCTTATGGTAGCATATCATTGCTATGAATAAGAGAGTCGCATTGGCTGTGACAAAGCACAAGAAGTGATCAGCCACGACCCACAAGATGGCTTTGAAAGCAATCACAGTGGAACAGATCAGGAGAGTAGCAGTCGCCCAGCTGGGATTGGGTGTTCTTGCAGCAAAGATAGAGCAGAATTTAGCATGTGGTAAACCAACATTGCTAACAGGTGCTCTTCGTAGGGATTAACAGGTAAAGCTTCACGCAGAATTGCAGTTGCATCTTCAATCAAATTGACAAGATTGTGTGAGCTGCCACCTACCGTGCTTGAAATTCCACTGAAAGATTAGCGCACATTACTATGATTAGCAACTGGTAACCGTGTCTGTGACTGTGAGTTGTGATTTTGGATGAATTCAAAGCTTAGTTTgataaagtttttattttttaatatgatttatttttaaaaagtaaaagttaTAGGCATGTATAACTTATTTTTcgtaaaattaaactaaattgaGTCTCTacactgtttttaattttgtaattacgtcttttttatgttaaaaatattaaaattaacataatatttttaccaaaatacatgcggtcaaagatttaattaaatttttaattataaataccttcaatttgcgaataaatattagagttaacaaaatattttttcgcaaattgaaggtatttataattaaaaatttaattaaatctttgaccgcatgtattttggtaaaaatattatgttaattttaatatttttaacataaaaaagacgtaattacaaaattaaaaacagtgtagagactcaattgaaaaaaaaatataagaatctaattaaaattttggtaaaacTATAATGACCaaaagaataattaaacctaaaacaATCACCAAACACAATGAAGTAATCTAAAAAATTTAACTTACCTATAGCCTCCGGTTTGAATTTTAAGAAGATAAAAACAAATCATTTTTttgataataatatattaatatatgaatattttaattatttttttatacttttataaaaataaaaaaagtttacCAGTGTcatattgaaaaataatattttcgatAAAAATGTTATTGAATTTTTTGACAAGTCAATATTCGATAAGTTTAGACTTCGATCATTGACAAGTGTCAAAATAATATTTCAATCAACCTCCAAATACATATTACAATTAATTTTGGATTGAAGTTAATTACATAAAATGTACTCTCTATTAATCGATTGATACAAATTCAGAAGTCAAAGTGGCAGACTCGATTGTGGTCAACTGTGTCGAAGAAGAAGTCAGCAATGCAATTTGTTAGTCGAAAAAATAACAAGTTGTGAACTTCGAGATGGAGTCATCGAGGATGGTCAATCGATGAAGGAGAGAATGTTGATTGACTAGGACTCATCAAGAAAGAGTGAAGCAATCGAAGAAGTGAAAAAGTTAATAAGTGAAGATGGTTAGTGGCAGTTACAGATGGCAGTCAAAGAGAGCGGGAACGGTTATTCAAGGATTAACGCACGTGGAAGTTATATCTGAATTTGATTGGTCGAAGACTTCCATAAATACGTGAAAGATCTAAGGAACAAAAGTTGGAATCTTTTCAGAGAAAACACTCACACTCACTCACATCCCCAGCGACTTTCTGAGTCAGTCAAGAGTCTTTTTCTTTGAAAGATTCCTTCCATGtctttactttttatttaaaTTCCCTGCAACtttcttttcatgcaatttatctttCTTGCAATGTCCTTTCCTTTCCTTTAAATTCAACAACTTTTACCCTTTTCAGTCTTTACCTTTTAATTTGctatttattttttcaaacacTTTTCCTTTCTAtaatttgatttcccttttattCAAGCTATTTAAGTTTTATTGTTCATTTCGAATTTCTACAAAACTTGGTTCTTTCTTCTTCGTCATTGTCAAAGGCATAGATTTTGATGCATATAAAACTGGTACCCgcaaaagaggagtaggtttcgctcccagaccattagaatcAAACCACCATCAATTTactaaaaattgacaaaataaattGGCACTTCCGGTGGGACAGTTTTAAACTTGAAGTGTGTCAAAAAAAGTTTTATATCATTCCGTGTATGCGATTGAGAAGTGGGAAAATCATTCACATGGCTGAGGAAGTgtcaaatgtgaatggtggttcctCCACCAATGATAGCATACTAGTAACTGTGCAACAAGCGGACGTGACTTCACGTTCAGAAGGTGCAATTGGAAGTGAAAGTATAACGGTTACTACCGCGCATACTGGGAATATTGGATGCAATATTCGTCCACGTGGTACTATACCACCGACCCAACCTCCATTAACCACTGGTTGGCCTCCTTATGGTCTTCCTCCTGGTTATGTTCCACCAGTGGGTAATTTTGTTCCTCCCGTTTAATTTGGGAGTGTAAATGGAAGGAATAATTCCCAAAATCCACAACAGCATTCTGAGTATTCTCGTGATTATAATGTGGGTTCTACTTCGAATGCTGCTAATTCGATGGCAGTATATCGACAGCAAGTAGAGGAAAGACATCATGACTTGGTTAATTTGCTGACTCAACAGATGACCACAATTCTGAATTCAATGATGGCTGATCACAAATCGAAATTCGAACGCCTTGCTAAACAAGTCGAAAGAATTGCTCGAATCGTAGATTATGAGGAAGGTGAAAGGCATGATTCCAGAGGAAATAATGAAGGTTTTGAATAGAGAAAATCCTCATATAATTCCTCGTGGTCAAAATGCTTATGAAGTTCTAGCCAGATTACGTGTTAATCATGGTGGTGAACGTTATCAAGTCACAAGAATTGTGGAGGAAGTACTTAATCGAGTTGGTTTGAATGTTGGTTTCATGAATCGACCTCACTTTGTGTCTGCCTTCCCGCAAGTAGTCCAAATGACTGAAGTGTCAAGGGGcgtgaaaaatccaaaaataatcaCAAAGTTTGCAGGAGAAGTTGGAGAGTCGACTACTGAACATGTCGCTCGATATTTTGTTGAGATTGGAAATTTAGCTAATGatgagaatttgaaaatgaagttttttccttcttcgTTAATGAAGAATGTGTTTACTTGGTTTTCAAATCTCACGCCAAATTTGATAACGACATGGAATCAGTTAGAAACTGCTTTTCACGCTCAATTTTATCGAGGGGAAATGAATGTGGCAGTTACTGATCTGGTTGCTTTGAAACATGAAGATAGTAAAACTATTGATGATTATATAATACGTTTCAAAAATGCTAAAAGTAGATGCTATGCCCGAGAGTAAAGTTGTGAAGATAGCAATTATGGGGCTGGAGTTTTATATGCGCCAAAAGTTGTTTAATGTGCATATCCCCGATTTGGCCTATTTGGCTGAAAAAGTCCGGCAGACCGAACTCatgaaaaaggagaaggagaaaTATAGGAGTGAGCAAAGATCAAAGAGCAAACCTTTTACTCGAAAAGAAAAAGTTGCTTATGTAACTATAGAGTCCTCAGAGGAGGAACTCGATTTCGAGGCAGAAGTCGATTTGGCTAAACTTAAGAAGGGCCCTCCATATGTTTGCTCTTTACTTAAAAAGCTTTCTAGTAATGAAAGGTCGAATGAATCAAAACTGAAAAGTGGTAAAAAgtatagttttgatatttcaaaatctgatcagattttttatgtgttgcttaaagataaacagttAACTCTGCCTGAGGGTAGAACTTTACTTTCGGTGAAAGATTTGAAAGGAAAACCTTATTGTAAATTTCACCAAGTAACCAGTCATTCGACTAACAGCTGTGTTCGTTTCAGGGACTTAATTTAGGAAGCTATAATGGAGGGTCGGTTGAAATTTGACGATGGTAAAAAAGAGATGAAGGTCGATACGGATCCCTTCGATGCTGATGCCAGTTTTCTTGAACCGTGTTTCAGAGTGAACATGGTTGGCATGTCTTACGACTTTGACGTGGCTCTTGATGATTTTGAGTACCCTCTAGCAGGAGATGGCTTGCTCGACTTCTTGATACAAAAGAAGATTAAAGATCGGGACGTATCTCTGTGTCCATGGTGTAATGTTGTTTTCGATGCTGAAGCTGCAGCAATCTTcgaaaaagaaagaatgaagaaagagCTGGCTCATAGAGAAGAGCAGGCTTGACAAAGGCAGTCAGTTAGGCGTATGGAGGGTCAGAGTTCTAAAACCCCTCAACAAAATGTGATTTCACCTTTGAGCCGGTCCCAGGCTATAGGTGTTTAATGGATTTGGAATTGCCAAGAGTTTCAGAAATGGGATGCTCTTTATCACCGAAACCCACAGTGGGGGCATCGGTGACCTCCCAGAAACCAATATTCCTACTTTCGTGGCTGTACCAGAGGGTATCCAAGAGGTAGAAAGGGTAGTAGAAACTTCAATCAAAATAAGAAGCCTCAGGCGAAAGTAAGCAAGGGGGCAATGCCTTCTGTACATTCCCGAATCGTCTTTCCTTCTGATGGAGAGACGTGTCCAAAGGGAATTCCATCTCCTGCAAAGATGGAAAAAGGCAAAGCAGTGGCCCAGTCTTCGGGAGTCGACAAAGACAAGGAAGTTGATGTTGAAGAAGAATATTTTGAAGAAGGGGATGATGATATAATTGGGACGATTTCGATTATTCGAACTGAATATCTGGGAGAGTATGAAGGTGACCCAGAGGATGATTATGATATGGAGGATGAGGAAGCTTTTTCCTTCATCCGAATCGAAGATGAGTCGGGATATTTTCTTCAGCCTACGGAAAAGCAGATGTCCCATCTCCGCCCGCTTCATATAACCACTACTTTGAGTGGGATCAAAGTAAATAAAGTCTTAATTGATGGTGGGGCGGCGATCAGTCTCTTGCCTGAAAGGATGTTAATGAAGGTGGAGAAGAACCTAGATGATTTGGTCCCCACAAACATTGCTGTAACAGACTTCAGTGGGACTTCGACTCCAGCAAAAGGTCTGATCGCTCTGAGTGTCAAGGTTGGATCATCCAAATGAAATACTGTGTTCATGGTGGTTTCATCAAAAGCGAGTTATAACACTTTTCTGGGGCGAGATTGGATCCATGGTTTGGGGGCTGTACCTTCTACGGTGCATCAAAGTGTTCTTCTTTGGACGAAGGACGGCAAGCCTGAAGTCATCAAGGCAGATTCAAACCTTTATGTCGAACAGCTACATATTGATTTCAGGATGTATAATCCTAAGTTGAAACCTTTGAATGTCGACAGAACACTGAATTTTTATAATTGTGAAGGTTGTTACTTGTCCTCAGAAGGATTGTCAGTGAAGCTGAGCTACCCAGAGTTGGACTTTACTCCAACTGGTTGGGATTGTCTCTCTTGAAGATCTCTTGAACGGTTGCCTTATGGACCAGGTTGAGGAAGTTTTTGATTACCTGGTAACTCTGCaaaattatttaagtaattttcttTCTATAGAAAATAAAGATGGTTCTTCTGATGAAGTAGAATCACGTAGGGTTAGGCGTACTTTTAATAGTAATTGTGTTAACTCGATATCTTCAGCCGAGTTTAATCATGGTTTATATGTTTCTTCTCTTTATAATAAAAGTAATGTTACAAGCCAAACTGCTGATTTAGTAGCAGAGGCGCATTGTGTTGAAAACCAAAGTAATTCTAATTTAATAAATGATCAAGTTCATTCAATTCTCAATGAGtctgttgatttttcttttgattgcATCTATGATCTCGAACCTttgggttttgaaaaatattcgGTAAAAGATGATGACCATTTCAAAGGGCTTGAATCTCAAGATCTCTTAGAAGAAATTAATCTAGGGACTCTTGATGATGTTCAAATTACATATATCTGTAAAGATCTTGTTGATCCTTTTCGAACTGAACTTTTCCATCTTTTACATGAGCTTAAAGATTgttttgcttgggattatcatgagatgcctggtctCGATCGTTCTCTTGTAGAACATCGATTAGCATTGAAACTAAATGCTCGACCTGTGAAGCAAACTCCACGTCGTTTTGCTCCAGAAATCAatcaaaagattaaagaagaaatagaacACTTGATTAAAGCAAAATTTATTCGAACCGCGTGATATGTGAAGTGGGTTTCGAATATTGTTCCGGTGatgaagaagaataggaagttaAGAGTATGCATTGATTTTCGAGACTTGAATAATGCTACTCCAAAGGATGAATACTTTATACCAATTGCAGATATGTTGATCGATTCTGCAGCGGGAAATGAAATTTTGAGTTTTATGGACGATTATTCAGGGTATAACCAAATCTTCATTGGGGAAGATGATGTGTCCAAAATTTTCTTTCGTTGTCCTGGAGCGTTAGGCACTTATGAATGGGTAGTTATGCCCTTTGGTTTAAAAATTGCTGGTGCTACTTATCAGCGATCAATGAATGCTATATTCCATGAAGTTATTAGAACGTTTATGGAGGTGTATATCGATGACGTCATGGTCAAATCGATTTTGGTGAGTCAACATATTGATCACCTACGAAAATCATTTGTCACCATGAGAAAGAAGGGATTAAAAATGAACCCTTTGAAATGTGCTTTTGGGGTGTCGGCTGGAAACTTTTTAGGTTTTGTTGTTCATAAAAAAGGAATTGCAATTGATAAAAATAAGGAAGATGCAATATTGGCTTTATCTGCACCCAAATCGAAAAAAGAGGTGCAGTCTTTCTTAGCGAAAGTAAATTACTTCAGAAGGTTTATTTCGAATCTTTCTGATCGAACTCGAGTATTCGCACCCTTAGTGAAATTGAAGAATGACTCACAGTTCGAATGGATGAATGAGCACCAATTAACATTCGATTTGATTAATGCTTATTTATCTAAAGCTCCGATTATGGCAAATATTCGCCCACATGagctattaaaattatatattgcgGCGTCCATAAACACAATTGGATGTATGTTAGCCCAAGATAATGAGAATGGGCATGAACGGGCTGTTTATTACCTCAGTCGGGTTTTAACTGATATCGAGACAAGGTATTCCCCTATAGAGAAATTATGCCTGTCTTTATACTATGCTTGTATGAAATTAAAATGTTATATGGTGCATAAATTGATGAAGGTTATAGCACAAACTAATCTCATCAAATATATGTTAAGTTTTCCGATGTTACGAGGACGTTTAGGGAAATGGATGCTAGCCTTGGCAGAGTTTGATTTGCAATATGTCCTGGCTAAAGCTGTAAAAGGACAGGTCATTGCAGATTTTTTTTGTCGATAATTCGGATAATCTTAATGACAAGGGGGCAAATGTAATTGACATTGAAGTTGATTATTGGAAGTTATATTTTGATGGATCGAAGCACAAAGATGGTGCAGGGGttggaattcttattatt is from Arachis ipaensis cultivar K30076 chromosome B01, Araip1.1, whole genome shotgun sequence and encodes:
- the LOC107645076 gene encoding uncharacterized protein LOC107645076, yielding MRKVKGMIPEEIMKVLNRENPHIIPRGQNAYEVLARLRVNHGGERYQVTRIVEEVLNRVGLNVGFMNRPHFVSAFPQVVQMTEVSRGVKNPKIITKFAGEVGESTTEHVARYFVEIGNLANDENLKMKFFPSSLMKNVFTWFSNLTPNLITTWNQLETAFHAQFYRGEMNVAVTDLVALKHEDSKTIDDYIIRFKNAKSRCYARE